The proteins below are encoded in one region of Actinomycetes bacterium:
- a CDS encoding aldehyde dehydrogenase family protein has product MSAVPFWVAGEPRSTGDTQQISCPYDDAEVGSHYQPSAADIEAAVAAAVAAVPAARATTATQRADALLHVSQRIAERADEIARLITGENGKPLMWARAEVGRAVSTFRWGAEEARRWSGELQRLDTDPAAAGRMAVVRRFPIGPVLGVAPFNFPLNLVAHKVAPAIAVGAPIIIKPAPATPLTALLLGELLAETDLPAGMWSVLPLNNHDTAELVADPRLPIISFTGSDTVGYEIQAANPRKQVILELGGNAAAAVLADWSSPQDLDWAATRIATFGNYQAGQSCISVQRVFVDESLQEEFLPLLVSKLAGLRTGSPWDDDVLVGPVINESAAERISTWIDQAVSSGARLLTGGVRQGTSVAPTLLTDVPPQAPISCQEVFGPVMTVATVAGVDEAFAAINDSRFGLQAGLFTHDVRTAFRAQRELEVGGVIIGDVPSYRADQMPYGGLKDSGHGREGLRAAMHELTQDRVLVLTGLDL; this is encoded by the coding sequence ATGAGCGCCGTTCCGTTTTGGGTGGCGGGTGAACCGCGCAGCACCGGTGACACCCAGCAGATCTCCTGCCCGTACGACGACGCCGAAGTCGGCAGTCACTACCAGCCCAGCGCGGCTGACATTGAAGCGGCGGTGGCGGCTGCGGTGGCTGCGGTACCTGCGGCACGGGCCACTACCGCAACTCAGCGAGCAGACGCGCTCCTACACGTCTCACAACGCATCGCCGAACGAGCGGATGAGATTGCCCGACTGATTACCGGCGAAAACGGCAAGCCGCTGATGTGGGCGCGAGCCGAGGTGGGTCGCGCGGTGTCTACGTTTCGGTGGGGCGCGGAAGAGGCCCGCCGCTGGTCGGGGGAACTGCAGCGGTTGGATACTGACCCAGCCGCGGCTGGCCGGATGGCGGTGGTGCGCCGTTTCCCGATCGGACCAGTCCTGGGCGTTGCCCCGTTCAACTTCCCGCTGAATCTGGTGGCACACAAAGTGGCGCCTGCTATCGCAGTCGGTGCACCCATCATCATCAAGCCGGCACCCGCGACACCATTGACCGCGCTGCTGCTGGGCGAGCTGCTCGCCGAAACTGATCTGCCAGCGGGCATGTGGTCAGTGTTGCCGTTGAACAACCACGACACCGCAGAACTGGTCGCTGATCCGCGACTACCAATCATTTCCTTCACTGGCTCCGACACGGTCGGCTATGAAATCCAGGCAGCTAACCCTCGCAAGCAAGTGATTTTGGAACTGGGGGGCAACGCGGCCGCAGCGGTACTGGCCGACTGGTCATCACCACAAGACTTGGACTGGGCGGCAACACGGATCGCCACCTTCGGCAACTACCAGGCAGGACAATCCTGCATTTCGGTACAGCGAGTGTTCGTGGACGAGTCCCTACAGGAGGAGTTTCTGCCACTACTCGTCAGCAAACTCGCTGGCCTACGCACCGGCTCCCCCTGGGACGATGACGTCCTCGTCGGCCCAGTGATCAACGAGTCGGCCGCGGAACGGATCAGTACCTGGATCGACCAGGCGGTGTCGTCAGGAGCGCGTCTGCTCACCGGTGGCGTCCGGCAAGGAACGAGTGTCGCACCCACGCTGCTGACCGATGTGCCGCCGCAAGCACCGATATCGTGTCAGGAAGTATTTGGCCCGGTTATGACCGTGGCCACCGTCGCGGGCGTTGACGAGGCGTTCGCTGCGATCAACGACTCTCGCTTTGGACTGCAAGCAGGACTATTTACCCACGATGTGCGGACAGCATTTCGGGCACAACGGGAACTGGAGGTCGGTGGCGTGATCATCGGCGACGTGCCGTCCTATCGCGCCGATCAGATGCCCTATGGCGGGCTGAAGGACTCTGGTCACGGCCGCGAAGGACTGCGTGCCGCGATGCACGAACTCACGCAAGACCGCGTACTGGTACTGACCGGCCTCGACCTCTAG
- a CDS encoding EAL domain-containing protein, whose protein sequence is MSDASRDMYSDREAGDLDADNSSGRTLDVGAAGGYEGAGDRDEMSSPRWLVTRTVVVVILGLLVTAVIVGLAINAERQQREATVAVEVQETKRQIEQRIAELDTVLLGLRGSVVSNLDFDAEAFHKAVNGSAALENVAPVRAVQWAVTVPLDGGKAFEKQTKVDVASVNDHHAAGVAEHEVPAAIEIHPPLDKPNNYVIKYVEPAKNNSQAFGLNLSALPGRQEVANRARDTGEQVRSGPFELVLQNDEKALGFVAYLPVYSTSTVPTTVAQRRALFEGLIIGVFEFDKVFQNLGVADFKVYDSTTPANGADSGEDTRLDPGEFLRAEPGEVIFETSPNLDEAEAAQVWTAYQGGRTWTVAQFESEQSALSTAAILLVTLLGLAGLALTGLVGAFVWSSGRHRMESERDLAIITASRKRFHELSMADPLTGIANRRSLMRDLGILTEVAQRQREKLLLLFLDVDSFKDINDQHGHKEGDALLVEVAARLQRVARESDLIGRLAGDEFCVAGLVDDRAAAERMADRVLAELATPFQIAGSSLEVDVSVGALLVSGGSRAASEMLDAADLAMYQAKDQPSSAVVWFDDELEQRKQDELQMLRWLDEAIEQGAFQMVYQPVVNVTTRQVEGLEALLRLTPLEGGSVISPDRFIELAERSRRILPLGRAAIERTLSELAEWRSVNPDSDLQVGINLSAAQVCDSQTLDVLMTGIARHQLPPDLVVLELTETAFVSDVAAAGEFIRKAKNRGMRLAVDDYGVGYSNMQRLSSIEFDVLKIDRSLTAQMEESERIREIVRGMSQLARSLGATSVCEGVETATQARTVQELGLDYIQGYLVSRPVPSIAAATSATMPQI, encoded by the coding sequence ATGTCAGACGCAAGCCGGGATATGTATTCCGACCGAGAGGCTGGCGACCTCGACGCGGATAACAGCAGTGGTCGGACGCTGGACGTCGGAGCCGCGGGTGGCTACGAAGGCGCCGGGGATCGAGATGAGATGTCGTCACCACGCTGGCTGGTGACCCGCACTGTCGTTGTCGTCATCCTGGGGTTGCTGGTGACAGCGGTGATTGTTGGGCTGGCTATCAATGCCGAGCGGCAGCAGCGAGAAGCGACGGTAGCCGTCGAAGTCCAGGAGACCAAGCGGCAGATTGAGCAGCGCATCGCAGAGTTGGACACTGTATTGCTGGGGCTGCGTGGATCCGTGGTGAGCAATCTGGATTTCGATGCCGAGGCTTTTCATAAGGCGGTCAACGGGTCGGCAGCGCTGGAGAACGTTGCTCCGGTACGGGCTGTGCAATGGGCTGTAACGGTGCCGCTGGATGGGGGCAAGGCTTTCGAGAAGCAGACCAAAGTGGATGTGGCATCGGTCAACGATCACCACGCCGCGGGAGTTGCAGAGCACGAAGTCCCGGCTGCGATCGAAATTCATCCCCCGCTCGACAAACCCAACAACTACGTCATCAAGTACGTGGAGCCAGCCAAGAACAATAGTCAGGCATTTGGGCTGAACCTTTCCGCGCTGCCCGGGCGGCAAGAAGTCGCCAACCGGGCCCGGGACACCGGCGAGCAAGTACGCAGCGGACCTTTCGAACTGGTATTGCAAAATGACGAAAAGGCACTCGGATTTGTTGCCTATTTGCCGGTGTACTCAACCTCCACGGTGCCCACCACCGTGGCTCAGCGTCGCGCGTTGTTTGAAGGCCTGATTATTGGTGTCTTCGAGTTCGACAAGGTGTTCCAGAATCTCGGCGTGGCAGACTTCAAGGTCTACGACTCCACCACCCCGGCCAATGGTGCTGACTCCGGCGAAGATACGCGTCTCGATCCCGGTGAGTTTCTCCGCGCCGAGCCTGGTGAGGTGATCTTCGAGACTTCCCCGAATCTGGACGAGGCCGAAGCTGCCCAGGTGTGGACGGCTTATCAAGGTGGACGAACCTGGACCGTGGCGCAGTTCGAGTCCGAGCAGTCTGCTCTCTCTACTGCCGCCATTCTTCTGGTCACACTGCTGGGACTCGCGGGCTTGGCGCTTACCGGATTGGTGGGCGCGTTCGTCTGGAGTTCCGGGCGCCATCGGATGGAGTCTGAACGCGACCTGGCGATCATCACAGCATCACGCAAGCGCTTTCATGAACTGTCGATGGCAGACCCGTTGACGGGAATCGCCAATCGTCGCAGCTTGATGCGCGATTTGGGGATTCTGACCGAGGTAGCCCAACGGCAGCGGGAGAAGTTGCTGTTGTTGTTCCTCGACGTGGACTCGTTCAAAGACATCAACGATCAGCACGGCCACAAGGAAGGTGACGCGCTGCTCGTGGAAGTGGCCGCGCGGCTGCAACGGGTGGCTCGGGAATCAGATCTGATCGGCCGACTAGCCGGAGATGAGTTCTGTGTCGCTGGCCTGGTAGACGATCGCGCCGCCGCAGAGCGGATGGCGGATCGAGTGCTCGCCGAACTCGCCACGCCCTTTCAGATCGCCGGTTCGTCATTAGAGGTGGACGTGAGTGTCGGCGCGCTGTTGGTGTCGGGTGGGAGCCGGGCGGCTAGCGAGATGCTCGATGCAGCGGACCTCGCGATGTACCAAGCCAAGGATCAGCCGAGTAGTGCAGTGGTGTGGTTCGACGACGAGTTGGAGCAGCGGAAGCAAGACGAACTACAGATGTTGCGCTGGCTCGATGAGGCTATCGAGCAGGGCGCTTTCCAGATGGTGTATCAGCCGGTGGTGAATGTGACGACCCGGCAGGTCGAAGGCTTGGAGGCGTTATTGCGGTTGACGCCCCTCGAAGGCGGGTCGGTGATCAGTCCTGATCGCTTCATCGAGTTAGCTGAGCGGTCGCGGCGGATCCTGCCGCTGGGCCGAGCAGCAATCGAACGCACCTTGTCCGAACTTGCCGAATGGCGATCCGTTAATCCCGACAGTGACCTGCAAGTGGGGATCAACCTGTCGGCAGCGCAAGTGTGCGACAGTCAGACCTTGGATGTGCTGATGACGGGCATAGCGCGCCACCAGCTACCGCCGGACCTGGTGGTGTTGGAACTAACCGAAACCGCCTTCGTCTCCGATGTGGCGGCGGCGGGCGAGTTCATCCGAAAGGCCAAGAATCGAGGTATGCGGCTGGCTGTCGATGACTACGGTGTTGGCTACTCGAACATGCAAAGACTGTCCAGTATCGAGTTCGATGTGCTCAAGATCGATCGCAGCCTCACTGCACAGATGGAAGAGTCCGAACGGATCCGTGAGATTGTGCGGGGGATGTCACAGTTGGCACGCAGCCTGGGTGCCACCAGCGTGTGTGAGGGAGTGGAGACTGCTACGCAGGCCCGTACGGTCCAGGAGTTAGGGCTGGACTACATCCAGGGTTATTTGGTCAGTCGCCCCGTACCTTCAATCGCGGCAGCTACGAGCGCGACGATGCCGCAGATCTGA